A genomic stretch from Plasmodium reichenowi strain SY57 chromosome Unknown, whole genome shotgun sequence includes:
- a CDS encoding putative exported protein (Plasmodium exported protein, unknown function), producing the protein MNFCSFIFLFIFMLSVLLAAKENIRKKDLFKQDNKNSSSNFHKNIPNVKCFTKVSVYHELSTNDNSYENFVKYNKEGKPKILYKEKIDEKYSKNVLNNKNNEDIFESVKRVECCDYKNKMIKVSNAINTSYTILKKTSRTTRFKNKLYKMIFKRNKFWRVISGIITILGDSAIICQIIMLIGYILKCVLDIGTCCEIIYCNLIMASSSVFGVITLLIILLITIVWLVVTWLWSHKDVYYETHEK; encoded by the exons ATGAatttttgttcatttatttttttatttatttttatgttaaGTGTGTTACTTGCAGCAAAAGAg aaTATTCGTAAAAAAGATTTATTTAAAcaagataataaaaacagTTCCAGtaattttcataaaaatattccaAATGTAAAATGTTTTACAAAAGTATCCGTATATCATGAATTATCAACAAATGATAACTCATATGAgaattttgtaaaatataataaagaaggaaaaccaaaaattttgtataaagagaaaattgatgaaaaatattcaaaaaatgtattaaataataagaataatgaagatatatTCGAATCGGTTAAAAGGGTTGAATGTTGTGATTATAAGAATAAGATGATTAAAGTATCTAATGCAATAAACACATCATATActatattgaaaaaaacTAGTAGGACAACTAGATTTAagaataaattatataaaatgatttttaaaagaaataaattttgGAGAGTCATTTCAGGAATAATTACAATTTTGGGAGACAGTGCTATAATTTGTCAAATTATTATGCTTATAggatatattttgaaatgCGTTTTAGATATTGGAACGTGTTGTGAAATAATTTATTGTAATTTAATTATGGCATCTTCAAGTGTCTTTGGAGTTATCACgttattaataatattattaattacTATAGTTTGGTTAGTCGTTACATGGTTATGGTCGCATAAAGACGTGTATTATGAAACAcatgaaaaataa